The following proteins are encoded in a genomic region of Natronorubrum halophilum:
- a CDS encoding DUF7351 domain-containing protein has product MEFEPSTDINAREAFSLLGHDIRLDILLALLEDWVAVYTEPKSYSELMAAVEMEDSGKFNYHLNKLRGAYVRKVEDGYVPTASATALYRTVLAHRPTEAFEFEPRSLEAACPECGSPLVLRYDRGFVSIDCDACEEWIGFTYSFPQNGFASHGSDAVLDAVDNRVRCDVEVARRGQCPDCVGSMNVDLRTNSIERGDHWVELACNTCSFIVGMDLLSAMVGDDRVASALRSVGIDPEQRLWELPVGTTRLESQDPPILAVDLEADAGTALIVVDETLTLRSVATGDD; this is encoded by the coding sequence ATGGAGTTCGAACCGAGCACCGACATCAATGCGCGCGAGGCCTTCTCCCTGCTGGGTCACGATATCCGGCTCGACATTCTGCTTGCGCTGCTCGAGGACTGGGTCGCCGTCTACACCGAACCGAAATCTTACTCCGAGCTGATGGCTGCCGTCGAAATGGAAGACAGCGGCAAGTTCAACTACCATCTCAACAAACTTCGTGGGGCGTACGTCCGAAAAGTCGAGGACGGCTACGTCCCCACGGCGAGCGCGACGGCGCTTTACCGCACCGTCCTCGCACACCGGCCGACCGAGGCGTTCGAGTTCGAACCCCGCTCGCTCGAGGCGGCGTGTCCGGAGTGTGGGTCGCCGCTGGTCTTGCGCTACGACAGGGGGTTCGTTTCGATCGACTGCGACGCTTGTGAGGAGTGGATCGGATTCACCTACTCCTTTCCACAAAACGGGTTTGCGAGCCACGGTTCGGACGCCGTTCTCGACGCCGTCGATAACCGGGTCCGATGCGACGTCGAGGTCGCCCGCAGGGGCCAGTGCCCGGACTGCGTCGGCTCGATGAACGTCGACCTCCGGACGAATTCCATCGAACGAGGAGATCACTGGGTCGAACTCGCCTGTAACACCTGCTCGTTTATCGTCGGCATGGATCTCCTCTCGGCGATGGTGGGCGATGATCGGGTCGCGTCGGCGCTCCGTTCGGTGGGAATCGACCCCGAGCAGCGTCTCTGGGAACTCCCTGTGGGCACGACGCGGCTCGAGTCGCAAGACCCGCCGATACTCGCCGTCGATCTCGAGGCCGACGCGGGAACCGCACTCATCGTGGTCGACGAGACGCTGACGCTCCGGTCGGTCGCCACCGGCGACGACTGA